CAATccctgattaccaccaccaccacccccgattatcaccaccaccaaccaccgattacctccaccaccaccgcccaccaccgccgattaccaccaccaccacctccgattatcaccaccaccaaccaccgattaccaccaccaccttcgattaccaccaccaccaaccaccacaaccactatatatatatatatataacttaatttaaaacattaacaaagatattctcacaaacccattacttgtcattcgtttttggttgaataaatgagaagtaatcattaaaatgagttgaaaatggaagttgcagagaggttcaatggagagttttttttttcagagaaaagttcggttatcacgaattaattttttcttaaccgaactccttatattagaacaacacaagtccataagttcggttccttcggaaaataaggatatcaccgaactttagtttacgaaaataatgagaagtccacaagttcggtttgttcgcaaaaatgaAGTTTTCTTTGCAACCGAATTCTACCTTTGAAacctcgtaaccgaactctaccttattcgccaagaaataaatttcgtagtaatcgaacgtttgcctaattgcatatatgcatatataagcccagttcggttgattcgcaaaatatgttgaagtttgcgaaccaaccgaacttttcacactaggttacttttaacctgcagttcggttgggaacttggttgcgttgaagtttgcgaactaaccgaaaacacaagatgtacccaaataaattgttaagttcaaagttcggttacctaccattttatcctaggtaaccgaacattacactttacgaccaaaacctccattaacgagcgagttcggtaacttgcgtgtttggaaaacgtaaccgaactacactttcaggtagggctggcaatggataaccgatatccgatatccatttccgaaatccgacatcctataggatttaatccgacatatcggatatcggatatcggagtCCGATATTCTATCGGATATTTCCTCTTAACGATATCGATATCGGAATAGGctgtttccgttaggttaatatccgatatccgatagtctaggggtgtacttgtaatttctTACCCCTAGGTATATGTGTCGCATGTCGGTAGAGAATAACCCATTTCATTCATTCTACCAAAAGTCCGTTTTTTCTCATTCTCTAACAGTGATTCACTGGTTCGTGATTTGATCGAGAGAGGGGGACTGAACGATCGATTTGATCGTGATTTGGTCGAGAATATTGATGATTAGAGACTCTCAATCAAGAAGTAAGTCATTGTTTGTGTTTTCTATTATTGTTTcgaagtttaggttttttttccccaaatcgaTTGCGTATTTAATTGTTTTTGTTGTCTATTATTGTTGCAAATAGCGGATTGTAGGTGGGTTTGATGTATATTTTGAATTATAAAATTGTatgatgtttaattttgattttagagagttagggtttgtgatgttcttccctaaattagaaattagggtttataagaagaaCTTAGAAGGGAAATAACTGTTTGAGTTTCTATTGGATTTATATGAATTTGAAATTCTTTGTTGTATGGTATCAAAAAATCAAAGTATTTGAGAACTAATTTTGTTGATTGTTAACAAGTTACAACAAAATGTAAATATCTAACAATACACTTTTTTTGGATTTCTAAATATTTGATGCTAACCAAATATTTTGGAACCCACGTATCTATCTTGTTTAACCTTATTTCTGGCATATATATACACAAGCAGAAACCTGTTTCTCCCTACAATTGTAAAGTTCTGCGCTTCGTTTGCCTTATCCTTTTTGAACTAAGTTTCTTAGCTTTTCACCTGATCACAATTATTTTGTCTTTAATTCCTTTGTTCCTTCAGCAATAGCTAGTTGCCACAGGAAATAGTTTGAAGAAGCAAGATTGATCCAAGGGTTAAAGCTTTTGTATCGTCTGGAGGATCATCTTCTTGGCACATATCAAGTAGGTTTTATATCTGTTAGTTTTCTATCTGTTAAAGCAAGTTAATGCCTAATGGATTGTTTCGAATTTGAATCTTccttttagtttaattttgtcATTTCTATGTTAATATGTCGACTGATTTCAAGAAATCTTTGTGAGATTTTGCCCCTGCTACTTTCATACAATTTTGATATATTGAGTTGGTGGATGCTAAGTGCCGCTAAGTACCCAATTCTATCAAAGATAGCAAGGGATGTGTTGGTTGTTCCGGTGACCAGTGTAGCatcagagtccatgttcagcgatggtggaagggttctaacaacacacaGAGCTTCATTAAGTCCAGAATTAGTCCAAGCACTTCTATGCTTAAGTGATTGGCTGCCAGGCTCCTTTGATGCAGgtaaatcttcttttcctttgcttagttcttttcctttgcttttctgtgATGCATCATGTACCATTAGATGATCGAACAACAATTGAATCTTTCATTTTCTGCAACAACCAAGGAAAGAATAACCATGAGCATGACCATGAGTACTGAGTAGCATGAGTATGGACAAACATGTATAAACCCTGTTGCTAGTATAACTCCACCTGCAAATGCGCTTTTTTCATAAAGAATATATTGTTTCGTTTGTTTCGTTTTGTTTCGTTTAAACCCTGTTGCTAGTATAAACCATGTTTGCTTCTCTTTTGGTTCGtttgtgaatgcagatatggaagtcatcgactgaagttgatgcaatgatgcaacatATAACCAGGCATCCAAGGAAGATCATCACTAGCAAGTTGTTTGACATTATTGTTAAGTCTATGTACAAGAAGACAtggttttttctcttttactGTTGTGTACTTTAGTTTGCAGACTGTTTGGTTGGGTGTTTGTAGTTTTTTTCTTCATGTGTGATGTGACTAAGACACTGGAGTAGTGTTTGTGTGGGTTTTTCTGTCTTTCAGTTAAGCTAAACACTTGAAAATTCCGTTAAATTTCAGATTTTGCTTCTGTCTAACAAAACCGGATATTAACggataaaaatccgatatccgataggttaaccttaaccttatcgaattggatttttgatatccgtcggatgttatcggatatcggatatccgataacccttaaccttaacctatCGGTATGGCCAATATCCGACGAATATTTATCTATTGCCAGCCctactttcaggtgtgttcggttacatgttcttgacatatggtaaccgaagtggcccaaatctacataaaaaatttcattttttttgaaagtttggagcaattcaaccaacattatctaagtttgaagcatacctgggtacccaaatacccttcctccggttgtggttggtaaaatccatcgtttttcatgttttccttcttcatcttctctaactttactctctcaataattctacttctttaaaaaaaaaaccatctgattttttgatctcactaattatctttaacttaatcctctcactaatcattacactaactattattaacactaactaatcatcacccaaaattaatcaggaaggtaatttaggtattaatataaatatctagataaggggtgacttagaTTTATTTCTAATATCTTTACCCAAAGTAAAACCATGGTccaccaaaaaaaaccatggtcccaaaaaatcgttctttttttttctccctcttttacTAAATAAACCCAAATTGTTTTTCACCAGCCTCCCACACCGCACCAGTCCTGTCCTGGTCTAATTTTGACTAGACCTTATATATCCCCAATCTCACTTCTTCAGTAAACCTAGACTCATCAcgttcttcttcttatttctcgTTCCTCTTCCTCAAACCCTAGGTTCACTCTGTAATTCGAATTTATTTATAATAAGTTAATGTATTCAAGATCAACAATGGCTTACTCGTCTCCACTGGGTTTAGTAAGTAATCtcaatttcctttttctttcaatttgaatTGAAATCAAATAAGTTcgttttgggttttcccccaaagtTTGTTTAGGCTTgtcttttgaatttgtttttcagCTGTTAATTTGTTAAGTTGTCTTATCAGGGAGCACAACTAATTGGTGGTAGGCGTCGCCGACGTCCACACAgcaagaagaaggttgtgaaagGAAACAACTTATCTAGTAATATCTCTAGGTTTCAAACTCATGGTCATAGTCAGAAAAAGAAGAATGAATTGGAGGTTGATATTAAAACAGCTACTTCTAGGTTTCAATTGAAACCCCATGGTCATAGTCAGAAAAAGAAGAATGAATTGGACGTCGATATTAAAACAGCTAGTTCTAGTTTTCAATTGAAACCCCATGGTCAGAAAAGGAAGCAGCAATTTCAAGCTGAGATTAAGGAGAAGAAGGGCAGAGGTAATGGTTGTGTCAACTTCAGTAGTACTAGTATTTTCAATTTCAATGATAATCAAGAAGATGTTATAGCACGGGAAATTCTCAGTTGGTTACCGGTGAAGTGCTTGATAAGATTTAAATCTGTATGCAAATATTGGTTTTCAGTAATTGAAGAAGATGTTGGATTTATAAGTCTACACCTTGAGCGGTCTAGAGCACGACCATGCCTTCTCGTTGCTAATTTAATTGATAATCGTTCTAAATATGAATTTATGACTGCCAGTCTAGTATTTGGGGATGAAGGAGCTATATTGGCAGCAAAATTTCACACAATAAGAGAGATTGAATTTGGTGGTCCTGATTTAATGTTAAAGCCAGTATTTGGGTTAATTGGGTTCTTTGGTGAAAGAAGAGATGACCCCGGTGTTTGCATTTttaacttaagtacccggaaaaTGACACCTTGGGTTGTAAGCAACTTGTTAAGAGATGTGCGTAGAAAAGACCTTGAAGCGTCTAATAAAATTGCAATGGCTACATGCACATTAGGATATGATCCCATCTCTAAAGAGCATAAAGTGGTTGGTATATGGAGGTCTTCGCAACCTTCTTATGTAGTTTGTGAGGTGTTGACAGTTGGAGATAATGAATGGAGACGGATTGATGAGGTACCACCACATGATATAGAATTACACAGATCTTCAGTTTATATAAATGGTTCTATTTATTATACCACTAAGTTTCTTGGAATGTTTGAAGCCGGTGAAAAAGAGAAAAAGTTCATAGTGGGATTTGATGTTGGAAGTGAGAAGTTTAGAGCAATTAGGGTCCCTAGCTACATCTTTGAACAACCTGAAAATTACAATTTTCGTTTCTACCATATCATGCTGTTAGAATTAAATGGACGCTTAGGTTTATTTAGTATACTTGAAAAGAGTGGTTACACACCTAAGTTATGGGTATTGAGTGAAGATAGAAACAGGAAAAACTCAAGAAATTCTTGGACTGAGGTTTCCATTCAGCTACCCTACACTTTGGGAGGAGGTCGCTGTGATTTTGCTTGTGATCCAGTTCCAGGGACAGATCAATTAATCTTAACCTCTTATTTGAAAACATCTGGCGGTAAGATATCTGAATCTACATGCCATTCGTATAATTGGAAAAAGAAGACGTCCAATGCAATTGATTTCAGTGGGATTTCCTCAGCTCCTCGTTTTTCCTCCGCATCAACGGTTGGATCTTTCTTTGAGAGCCTCTTTCCCATCCAAAAGGGCAGGTAAGAGGAAAGTTTCTTTGTTTGATATATCAACAACCTAGACACTGTAACTTGCATACTTAAGAGTTTTCTGATGTCGGAAAGTACTAGAACTTCACTGTCAACTTTATCTTGGGATAGCCCAACTTCTATAATTAGAAAAATTGACAGAATGCTCTTATGAACCCGAAAATGCATGTAAGCTTAAACATATCCATGCATTCACATGATAGCAGAATGCTTTATGAACATGAATACTATCCAGTCAAAATAGAGATGTTTGATATTGGCTCTTGTGTTCTCCAAATTCATGAGTATTGCCGCCAGCTTTCAGGCACCCATGAGCTTCTTTTTAACCAGAGTATCTAGATTTATGATTTGCCCACCTTTCTACTGTAGTTATTCTTTGATATATGACTACGTTGACTTAAGTTACTTGCAAGATGATGTTTAATTATGGTTGAACTGGAGATGTTGGACCTTTTGGTGAAATCCTTATCGGCTTATCAAACTTCCTCAGTACTAACTGTTGGGTAGTGGCTTATATCGATATGTTTTTGTGTATTGAATATTATTAAAACTCGTATGTAAATGCATCCTCATAAGGATTGAGGAGTCCACATTCAATTTTTGTACTGACAGCTCATTTAGTGATGAATAATGATATTTCTATTTTCACATTCTGGTTTCATATTAAGCTAGGCTATTACAGTTGGTATATTCTGTCTTTGATTCCCGTAGAAAAATTTAAACACTAGGCGTCCAGTAACAATTTGAACGATGTTATGGCTTTCCTGTCACGTGCTAGAGTTTATGAATAAGTGACTTTGCGGGTAGTAAAACTCCAGATTATGGAGGCAATGTGAAACTATCAAACCAACTACATACATATAATAGCTGGTAGCAAGTAACAGCCTGTATATTCCAGTTACCCTGTCAAAATAGTTTGTGACCCTCTTCCTTTTATGAGCAATTGCAGCGATTTCACAGAATTTTTGTGGTCTGATCTCTGTTGATTACTACTGTTCTGCGGAATTTGTTGCATCTGGTTTGTTTGCATGTCTagtttggaaattgatcttttgtTTGAAGGAATACTAGAAACAAAAGGCATACTCTGAGAGTCAAACCTCGAAACATGCTTATCAACTACATCCTAATTCCTAAAGTGGCCCAACTGCTCTATCTGGAGTTGCTGGTAACAAATTATAGAATGCTTTTTAGAAGCAAAAAAACATATTAGCTCTAACATATCCATGTAATCAGAGGATACCTCTATTTAGAGTTGCTCGGAACAAATTACAGCCATGATCTTAAGAATCCAAAGAAATGTATTAGCTTAAGATATCCATGTTATCAGAGGATAGCAGAGTTCCCTGTGAACATGGATTCCTCCGGTCATGATAGAAATGTCATATAGGCACTGCAGCAATCTTTCAAGACCTGTGACCTTTTGTCAACAAGAGTTGCAAGGGCCACGTATACAGCGTGTCAGACAATTATTGAGATAGGGTTTCCTCCTACAATAGAGCCTCTTCTGGAAGATAGATGAGATTCCTAGCATTTATGATATTTTTGTCAGAAAGAAGTAACTGCATAGACATATTAAGTGCATTCACAAAGATAAAGTGACAGAAAGAAAGTCTAATAATGTAGAACGATCAAGACATGGTCACTCTCTTACCTTGCAGTTTTCAAATTCGACTGACATATTCTCGCTGTTTATAGTAAAATATTGGGAATTCAAACCATGGTCCAAGTGTATCCCTTCCACTAAATAGAGATTGTTCTTCCTCCCTACTGTAACCTGTATTTCAGCAATTATAATCCCAACTCTGTAGTTATTCCTCGTACCTGCACTAACAGCCGCCACATCTTGACTTCATATCTATGTCCTTGTTGAatcatttttttcctttctttggaGAAGTATTGTTTTTTCTTAAACACGGTAAAGTCAAACTAATATTACTGCCTCCACTGTTGTCATATGAGCAGCTATAGAGGTTCGGGAGTTGATGAGCTGATTGTTGAAGACTCCTCCTGGAAGAGATAAGTTGGTGGcgattgattgttggatcaatctGGGGGTCTTACTGTTACACTGTCTTCATTGGGTTCTCTTGGTATGTCTTTTTTGTATGCTCTAAATTATTTTGTCCTCTACACATGCGGTTCGGGAGTTGATGAACTGATTGTTGAAGACTCCTCCTGGAAGAGACAAGTTGGTGGTGATTGATCGTTGGATAAGTCTGGGGTTCTCACTGTCAACAATATGTTCTCTTGGTGTGTCAGCATTAGGTTCTCTTCTGATGTTTGTCTTAAATTATATTTAGCAAGTACTCTAGATTAGTTTGTCCTCCACGCATGCTgctcttttgtttttaaactttaaAGTTATAAACTGGTAGTACAATGGTGGTGTTCAAGTCTTGGTTTCTGTTGGGTCTCTATTTTCCGGGAATCTTGTCGATGTACAGATTTTTCCTCGGCTACCCTAAATGTTGCTTGTTACACCCTAACTGTTGTTTGCTTGGTGTAGTGGCTGATTGTCGTGATTTTGCAGACCTTTAAAAACATTATGGcaagcaaacaaacaaacaaattgaACACCCAGGTGGTTGTGGAAAAAGAGCTTTCTCAAGTTCTGATAAACCGTTTGGGGGGTAAAAAGAAACTGTTAATATGGACGGGAaattgtttattgatttatttggtttattgGAAGTGTAATGATggagaaaatcttgaaaagaaccTGTTACCTTGTAATGGAAACTTGAGGGTTGAAAACTTGAAAGCCTTGAGACTGAGAGTAAGTGATGTTCAAACCTTGAAGAGAGCCACATTTTGCTGAAGGCTGCCACTAATTGTTGTTTTGCCTCGAATCCAAAATCTGACTGTAGTCCACCTACCCTACATGAAGCACCTTTCAAAGCCAGGGAGCCCGACCCAACCAGTCCAGTTACCGTCGATATATCATAAAATCTACCAGCATCTCAATCTCAACTCATTAAAGATGAAATCATGAAAGTCTTCACCTAGAACTGGCAAGGTCATAACTGGAAGCTCACCCGAGATCATCTCCACCAAGTGAAAAGATTCACAAATACCCTGttagatttttgttagagggagagcaaaatATATGTGATCCGTACTTGACTCACTTACTAAATCACTCGTTAGATATTTTTTGACTCGGACCATAATATCCTTACTAACGCATGTTTTTAACCTAGGGCAAAATTTTCATAAATTGAAGTCCTCCATGTCTTCTCGAGTAAAGGTCGAAGCTGcaccttattttattttatttttttggtatacAAAAGAAGAATAACAGAAAGACAAAGACTAAGAGGAACTTATTCCTGCTCTGTTGAGAAAGTTTCCAGGAATTTTGTGTTGTCCACTTCACTTAGATTTTATTGGATAAAGCAAATGTTGCAAGAGAATGTGATGCACTGTTTGCgttagaacgattttttagggaccatggtttttttgaggggaccatagtTTTATTGAGCCACCtttcctatagttataaggggtgtcctaaagcattgaagtgactaacctacccttaacctaatttaatttaaaaccaacccaataaccacctatatatataaccaccacctcctcccaccaccacctcccaccatcgccgattaccaccaccaccacctcctattatcaccaccaccaaccaccgattaccaccaccaccaccgcccaccaccgccgattaccaccaccacgacctccgattatcaccaccaccaaccaccgattaccaccaccacctccgattaccaacaccactatatatatatatatatatagcttaatttaaaaaattaacaaagatattctcacaaacccattacttgtcattcgtttttggttgaataaatgagaagtaatcattaaaatgagtttaAAATGGAAGTTgcggagaggtttaatggagggtttttttttcagataaaagttcggttatcaagaattaatttttttcttaaccgaactcatagttcggttgattcgcaaaaaaatacttttaaccgaactccttgtatttgaacaacacaagtccataagttcggttccttcgcaaaataaggatatcactgaactttagtttacgaaaataatgagaagtccacaagttcagttcgttcgcaaaaatgttaagttttctttgttaccGAACCCTACCTTTGaaactttgtaaccgaactctacctaattcgccaagaaataaattttgtagTAACCGAACAttcgcctaattgcatatatgcatatataagcccagttcggttgattcgcaaaatatgttgaaatttgtgaaccaaccgaacttctaacactaggttacttttaacccgcagttcggttgggaacttggttgcgttgaagtttgcgaactaaccgaacacacaagatgtacccaaataaattgttaagttcaaagttcggttacctaccattttatcctaggtaaccgaacattacactgtacgaccaaaacctccattaacgagcgagttcggtaacctgcgtgtttggaaaacgtaaccgaactacacttttaggtgtgtgttcggttacatgttcttgacatatggtaaccgaactggcccaaatctacataaaaaatttcattttttttgaaactttggagcaattcaaccaacattatccaagtttgaagcctacctgggtacccaaatacccttcctccggttgtggttggtaaaattcatcatttttcatgttttcctttttcatcttctctaactttactctctcaatagttctacttctttaaaaaaaccacctgattttttaatctcactaattatctttaacttaatcatctcactaatcatgacactaactattattaacactaactaatcatcacccaaaattaatcaggagggtaatttaggtattaatataaatatctagataagggtgacctagatttacttctaatgtctttacccaaaataaaatcatggtccccaaaaaaaaccatggtccccaaaaaatcgttcttgcaTTATTGGGGACAAAGTTGAAATCCACCAGGGTAAATAGATTTCCGGATCCTACAAGGGGATGATGGAGATTCGCCTCTTAAGAGCTTTAACGACCACATCCCAATCACCTTGGATGACCACTGATTGAATTCCTAACCAGGCTGCAAGCTCAGCGACTAAAAGGAATCCCTCAGCTTCAGCCAGCACTGGCATATTCGATGATCCTAGTCTAGTGCAAATACCGCAACACGTACCTTCTGAGTTTCTGGCAATAGTTGTAGTGGCATAACGTCCATCCCTAACCGCCGCATCCAGCTTCCAGTTCTGTCTCTTAATTGAAGCTGTAATACTCCCTCCATCTCTAAAAGATAGGCAGGTTGGTATGTAAATTCacacacaaacctgcctatcTTTTAGAGATGGAGGGAGTATAAATTAAACCTGTAGAACGCAATCTTAAGAATGCCATAGACGTTCACTTGTTTCCTCTCAAAAAGCAGGAAGTTTAATTTTTGCTTTCCACAAAGCCCAGCAGATTGAAGCTCCCATTGGAAAGGTCACATTCGTGACCTAATAACCACTCTTTGACCACGGTAGACAGAATTAATTAATTGGTGGTTGTCTTGTAATTTCATACCAAGTGGAGATGAGAACCAAACTGTTTGAGCTAGACTGCAATGGATGATAAGAAGATGGTCGATACTCTCTTCATGCGAATTGCAAGATCTTCTCTATCTTCATCTTCGAATCTTCTCTATCTTCATCTTCGAGTTCAATTTCTGATCCAGTTTCAATGTCTCGCCTCATTGATTCTCATGTTTCTTCTATTACTTCAGTTCCTCTTCATACACTGGCAAATATCATTCCTTTAAAGCTTCAGGATGATATTTTTTTAACCTGGAAATCGTTAATTACTCCGGTTATTCATAAGTTTCATGTTCTTGGATATGTTGATGGATCCACTCCTTGTCCTCCTCAATTCATTCCATTAGGTACCATATCTGCTCCGAATGTAAATCCAAATAATGCTATTTGGCAAGATGAGGATACGTGTGTTCTTCTACTTTTCAATGCTTTAATGTCTGCTTCTGTAATTGTTCATGTTGCTGATTGCTCAACTTCCAAGGATTTATGGGATAATCTTCAAAAACGGTTTGGTGCTTCATCTTCTGCTCATAATATGGGATTGCTTTCACAATTGACTTGCAACCATAATTCTACAGGTAAAACTAGGATTCAGAAGAATTTTACTGAAGAAAACCCGAAATTCTGTCGGTGAGTTTAGAGCTCTACTGAAGAAATTAGTGCGCCACTAGTCTACTAACTCGTCATGTAAAATTCAAAGCAGTTGGCTCCTCGTGAGTTATCCCATAAATCCTTGCATTCTATTCTCTGTCTCGGTTTAATCATATATTTCTGGAAGCAATATATTGTTTTACTTAAACAATGTCAGGTCAAACTAATACTGCCCTTTTGTCATTTATGAGCAGTTACAGAGATTGGGGGAGTTGATGAGCTGATTGTTGAAGACAATTGGAAGAGAAAAATCAATATGGGCTCTCACTGTTACCCTGTCAAAAATATGTTGTTTTGGTCAGTCAGCATTAGGTTCTCTTGGTCGTATCTGTCTTATGTTGTATTATACAATCTACATTATTTTTTCCTCTGCAGTTGTGGTTTTTCTATTAGGACTGGTTATGAACTTCTCTATATCTTGACCGGAAAGTTATAAACTTGTGTTATGCTCATGGTGACTGTTGGTCTGTATTTCTTGGAAATCTTGTTAATGGAAATTTTTTATCCATGGCTAATTGTTTGGTTTATTGACCGATTGTGGTGATTTT
Above is a genomic segment from Papaver somniferum cultivar HN1 chromosome 10, ASM357369v1, whole genome shotgun sequence containing:
- the LOC113316913 gene encoding putative F-box protein At2g02030 — protein: MYSRSTMAYSSPLGLGAQLIGGRRRRRPHSKKKVVKGNNLSSNISRFQTHGHSQKKKNELEVDIKTATSRFQLKPHGHSQKKKNELDVDIKTASSSFQLKPHGQKRKQQFQAEIKEKKGRGNGCVNFSSTSIFNFNDNQEDVIAREILSWLPVKCLIRFKSVCKYWFSVIEEDVGFISLHLERSRARPCLLVANLIDNRSKYEFMTASLVFGDEGAILAAKFHTIREIEFGGPDLMLKPVFGLIGFFGERRDDPGVCIFNLSTRKMTPWVVSNLLRDVRRKDLEASNKIAMATCTLGYDPISKEHKVVGIWRSSQPSYVVCEVLTVGDNEWRRIDEVPPHDIELHRSSVYINGSIYYTTKFLGMFEAGEKEKKFIVGFDVGSEKFRAIRVPSYIFEQPENYNFRFYHIMLLELNGRLGLFSILEKSGYTPKLWVLSEDRNRKNSRNSWTEVSIQLPYTLGGGRCDFACDPVPGTDQLILTSYLKTSGGKISESTCHSYNWKKKTSNAIDFSGISSAPRFSSASTVGSFFESLFPIQKGSYRGSGVDELIVEDSSWKR